The genomic stretch GCACGGCCCTTAGCACGACGAGCAGCAATCACTGCGCGACCGCCACGAGTTTTCATGCGTACTAAAAAACCATGTGTGCGTGCGCGACGGACTTTAGATGGTTGATAGGTG from Candidatus Methylopumilus turicensis encodes the following:
- the rpmH gene encoding 50S ribosomal protein L34; its protein translation is MKRTYQPSKVRRARTHGFLVRMKTRGGRAVIAARRAKGRARLAV